In Haloarcula ordinaria, the genomic window CCGACCGGTCAGCCGACGTTGCCAATGATGTTTGGCCACGACCCCGACATCGAACCGTATCCCTACGACCCAGAGCGGGCCGCACAGCTCGTCGACGAGAGTGGGTTCGCGGGCGTCGAGCTGAACCCACCCTGTCGGCTGGGGCGGTATCTCAAGGGCGAAGAATGGATGACAGCCTGGTGTAACCAGATCGACGCGCTCCCCAACGTCAGCTGTGAGCCGAACCTCATGGACTCGGCATCGTTCGTGAGCCGACTCGGAGCGACCGGCGACCAGCGCATGGACTTTTTCATCTGGGGCTACGGCCAGCCGAGCTTCGACGCGAGTGCAACTATCCGATCGAACCTCACCGGCGAGTACCGCGGTACGTTCCGGGACGAAGAGCTCCGAGATCTCATGGATCGGGCCGACAGCGCTGGCGATCGCGATGAACGCGAGGCGCTCCTTCAGGAGGCCAACCGATGGTGCCACGAAGAGGCCGTCTGGATCTTCATGCACGGACAGTCCAGCATCTACGGACAGAATACCGACTACGAATGGCGGGCGCGTTCCGATGAGCTACTCAACGCTAACGATATCGCTCCCAAGTGAGATAGACGATGAGACAACTTTCGCAATTCCTGGCCAAGCGGTTCGGTCAGGGTGTGTTCGTCGTCTGGGGGGTGATAACGGCCGTATTCGTCCTTCGAGGTATCTCTCCGACAAACCCGGCACAGCTCGCAGCACCCACCGACGCGACGGCAGAGCAGATCCAGCAAATCGCCGAAGAGCTAGGGTTAACCAGGCCGATATACGAGCAGTATTTCGCGTACCTCATCGAAGTCGCTCAGGGAGATCTCGGCTACTCGTACATCACAAGTACCCCTGTGGCCCCCCAGATATTTGGCAAGCTTGGCGCGACTATCGAACTCGCCGTCTTCGGGATTCTGTTCGCACTGGTACTGTCGATTCCCCTGGGCGTGATAAGTTCGACGCGGCGTAACGAAGCACCTGATTACGTGGCGAACCTGTCGTCCCTGGTTGGCGTTTCGACCCCGAACTTTTGGCTCGCAATAATGCTCGTCTTGCTGCTCTCGGTCCAGATCGACCTGTTACCGACGAGCGGCCGACCAGTGGGATTCCTCGGCGTAATCGGCGCACTGGCAGCATTCCAGATCGACCCGCTTGTCAGCTGGGTTAGCCACATGGTGCTCCCGACACTCGCACTGGGAACCTATCTCATGGCACTGATGACCCGGCTGACGAGGAGTGGGATGATCGAGGAGCTGTCGAAGCCGTACGTCCAGACAAACCGAGCCAAAGGACTGCCCGAGGTGCTCAACCGTTACAAACACGCACTCCGAAACAGCCTGGCCCCGGTGGTGACAGTTGTCGGTCTCCAGCTGGGCAGGCTTATCGGCGGATCAGTCGTCATCGAGAGCGTGTTCGCGTGGCCCGGTATCGGCTCGCTGTTCATCCGGGCGGTCAACACAGCCGACTGGCCTATTATCCAGGGGACGCTCATCGTCGTCGGTATCGCGTATGTCCTCGTCAACATCGGAGTTGACCTCGTCTACGCACAGCTAGACCCACAGGTGGTGGTGACCTGATGGCATTACTGTCGCCGCGAACGATTTCGAACCTTCGACGTGAGTTGAGTGCAAGCCTGATAGCGAAAATCGGCCTCCTACTGGTGGCGCTCATCCTGCTCATCGCCGTCTTTGCGCCACTGATTGCGCCCTACAATCCATCGGTCCAGGAGACAAGCAGAGCGCAGTTGCCGCCAATCGGCATGACCCTCAGTGATTCCTCGACGCAACTCGTCGATGGTGAGATAACCGAAGTCGAGTCGACCCGACGTGGGACGTGGGCCCATCCGCTCGGCACGGACGGACTCGGTCGTGACATGCTCTCCCGGGCGATATACGGCGCGCGGACCTCGCTGTTGGTCGGGTTCACAGCGATGCTGATCTCCACCCTGGTCGGGTCAGCCGTTGGACTCACCGCCGGCTACTACGGCGGGCGAGTTGACGATGCGATGATGCGTGGGGTTGACGTGATACTCGCGTTCCCCTCCCTGATCGTCTCGCTGTCGCTCATCGGTGTCTTTGGCAACGTTGCGATACAGATTCCGGATCCAATCGTCCTGCTCGGTTTCGCCGAGGGAATGCCCAGAACGGCTGTGCTTCCCGCGACGATTACGATCGCCATTGCGTCGACTGGATGGGTCTGGATCGCCAGAATTGCCCGCGGTGAGGCTATCTCGGTGGCGAACGAGGACTATGTCCGGGCTGCTCGTACTACCGGGCTGTCCGACGCCCGAACAATCATCAGACACGTGTTGCCAAACAGTATGACCGCGATAATCGTTCTCGCAACCATCCAGATAGCGACGATAATTATCATCGAGAGCTCGCTATCGTTTCTCGGTTTCTCGGGAACGACGCTCTCATGGGGCTTCGACATCGCGCAGGGACGTGACTATCTCGCGACGTCGTGGTGGATCGCCACCGTGCCCGGCGTGATGATCGTCCTCGCGGTGATCGGCATCAACCTCATCGGTGACTGGCTCCGCGATGCGCTGGACCCTGGCATTGATAGAGGAGGGGCGAACTCATGACAGAAGATCTACTCCGTGTCAGGAACCTCAAGACACGGTTCTTCACTGCGGAGGGACAGATAAACGCCGTCGAGAATGTGTCGTTCGACCTCCGCAAGGGCGAGGTGTTCGGTATCGTCGGCGAATCCGGTTCAGGCAAGAGCGTTACAGGCTTGTCGGTCATCGACCTCATCGAGTCGCCGGGTCGAATCGTCGACGGGGAGATCTGGTACCGATCTGAGGAGCTCGCGACAACCTTCGCCGGGAACAGCGAAGTGGCCGTCGACGGGGAGTTCGTCGACCTCCGGACAGTCCCTCAGCGCCAGCGGGATTATCTCCGTGGAACGGCCTTCAGCATGGTGTTTCAGGATCCGTTGAGTAGCTTCAATCCCAGTCTGACCGTCGGGGAACAGATCGCCGAAGCGGTCGAAAGCCAACGGCGGGCCAGCGCGAACCCCCGTTCCACCCGAACCCGGACGAGCGACTACGGGATCAGTTCGTTCCTGCTCGATAGCCTCAACCCCTGGCAGAGCTATGTCAGTGACGCCAGCAAGGATAGAGCCGTCGAACTGCTGGCGAGGGTTGACATTCCAGATCCAGCCCGCCGGGCAGAGGAGTACCCCCACCAGTTCAGCGGCGGAATGCTCCAGCGAGCGATGATCGCGCAGGCGCTTGCAGTCGATCCTGATATTCTCATCGCCGACGAGCCGACGACTGCGCTCGACGTGACGATACAGGCGCAATTGCTCGAACTGCTGTCGGAAATGCAGGCTGAGACAGACATGAGCATCCTGCTTATCACCCACAACCTCGGCGTTATCGCACGGCTTGCGGACCGAATCGGCGTGATGTATGCTGGCGAGGTCGTCGAGCGGGGACCCCGCGAGAATGTGCTGCAGAACCCGCACAATCCTTACACGGTCGGACTGCTGAACAGCATCCCACGTATCGACACCGACGCATCCGAGCGCAAGTCACTCGAGCCGATAGCGGGCAACGTTCCGAGCTTGCAAGACAGCGAGCTTGGTGACTGCTGTTACTTCGCTGACCGATGTCCAGAGCGCAAACCGGAATGCACCGCGGCCAAACCACGAGAGCGGTCGATCCCCGGTCAACCAGACCATCAGGCCCGGTGTGTGCTCGTGGACGAAAGTGGCCCATCGGACGAATCCGACGGCGAGGAAGTGCCGACGGAGCCACCAGTAGACGAG contains:
- a CDS encoding ABC transporter permease; this translates as MRQLSQFLAKRFGQGVFVVWGVITAVFVLRGISPTNPAQLAAPTDATAEQIQQIAEELGLTRPIYEQYFAYLIEVAQGDLGYSYITSTPVAPQIFGKLGATIELAVFGILFALVLSIPLGVISSTRRNEAPDYVANLSSLVGVSTPNFWLAIMLVLLLSVQIDLLPTSGRPVGFLGVIGALAAFQIDPLVSWVSHMVLPTLALGTYLMALMTRLTRSGMIEELSKPYVQTNRAKGLPEVLNRYKHALRNSLAPVVTVVGLQLGRLIGGSVVIESVFAWPGIGSLFIRAVNTADWPIIQGTLIVVGIAYVLVNIGVDLVYAQLDPQVVVT
- a CDS encoding ABC transporter ATP-binding protein, producing MTEDLLRVRNLKTRFFTAEGQINAVENVSFDLRKGEVFGIVGESGSGKSVTGLSVIDLIESPGRIVDGEIWYRSEELATTFAGNSEVAVDGEFVDLRTVPQRQRDYLRGTAFSMVFQDPLSSFNPSLTVGEQIAEAVESQRRASANPRSTRTRTSDYGISSFLLDSLNPWQSYVSDASKDRAVELLARVDIPDPARRAEEYPHQFSGGMLQRAMIAQALAVDPDILIADEPTTALDVTIQAQLLELLSEMQAETDMSILLITHNLGVIARLADRIGVMYAGEVVERGPRENVLQNPHNPYTVGLLNSIPRIDTDASERKSLEPIAGNVPSLQDSELGDCCYFADRCPERKPECTAAKPRERSIPGQPDHQARCVLVDESGPSDESDGEEVPTEPPVDEVRGMNVTDAESRPGEGRADD
- a CDS encoding ABC transporter permease yields the protein MALLSPRTISNLRRELSASLIAKIGLLLVALILLIAVFAPLIAPYNPSVQETSRAQLPPIGMTLSDSSTQLVDGEITEVESTRRGTWAHPLGTDGLGRDMLSRAIYGARTSLLVGFTAMLISTLVGSAVGLTAGYYGGRVDDAMMRGVDVILAFPSLIVSLSLIGVFGNVAIQIPDPIVLLGFAEGMPRTAVLPATITIAIASTGWVWIARIARGEAISVANEDYVRAARTTGLSDARTIIRHVLPNSMTAIIVLATIQIATIIIIESSLSFLGFSGTTLSWGFDIAQGRDYLATSWWIATVPGVMIVLAVIGINLIGDWLRDALDPGIDRGGANS